The sequence CTCATCGACGGCGAATGGGTCCTGCCGACTCAGGGGTACGAGCCCATCCTCAATCCGGCCACTGAAGAAGTCATCGGCGAGGCACCGCTAGCTGGCCGTACTGAAGTAGAAATGGTACTTGCGGCGGCGCGCCAGGCCTTCGACCAGGGACCCTGGCCGGGTCTGCCGATGGCCGAGCGGATCGCCGCCGTCAAACGCCTGCGCGCTGCCATCCTGGCGCGCGAGGTACGCATCAAGGCGCTGCTGATCGCCGAGGTTGGCGCGGCCCAACTGCTGCTCAACAGTGCCCAGTTCAATGGCGCCATCGAAGCCATCGACTACGCCATCAGCCTGGCCGAGAAGCTCGAGCCCTACGGTACGCCCATCGAACTCAAACCCAACCCCTTTGACTCGGCGGGGGGCGAGATTCTGGCCGCCGGTATGGTGGTGCATGAGCCCTACGGCGTCGTGGTGGGCATCACGCCCTACAACTATCCCTTCCTGCTCAATGTGGTGAAGGCGGTGCCAGCCTTGCTGACGGGCAATACCGTGGTGATCAAGCCTTCCCAGTTCACGCCCTTCTCCGGACTGCTGCTGGGCGAGATGATAGTCGAGGCCGGGTTGCCCCATGGCGTGCTCAGTGTGATCAACGGCGGGCCTGAGGTGGGCGCCATGCTCACCGAAGACCCGCGCGTCGACCTGGTGACCTTCACTGGCTCGGACAAGGTGGGGCAGGCGATCCTCCGCCAATCCGCCGGCACCCTGAAGAAGGTCCACCTGGAACTGGGGGGCAAGTCGGCGCTGATCGTCCGGCAAGACGCCGACTTGCTCAAGGCTGCCGCCACCGCTGCCTTCAGCATGTCTCTGCATGCCGGTCAGGGTTGTGCGCTGCTGACCCGTTACCTGGTGCACAACTCGATCCGCCCGGCTTTCGTCGAGACGGTCAAGGCTGTGCTGGGCCAGTTCAAGTTGGGTAACCCGGCTGACCCCAGCGTGGTGGTGGGGCCGCTGATTCGTGAAAGTGCGCGACAGAAGACCGAGCAGTTCGTGCAGATGGGGCTGGACGCCGGGGCTTGCCTGGTGGCCGGTGGCAGGCGCCCGGCGTTCCTGCCGCGTGGTTTCTTCCACGAGCCGACCCTGTTCGACAACGTCGACAACAGCTCGACACTGGCCCAGGAGGAAGTGTTCGGCCCAGTCGGTGTCGTGATCGGGTTTGACAGCGACGACGAAGCTATCCGCCTGGCCAATGACTCGAAGTTCGGCCTGAGTGGCGCGGTAATGTCCGCCGACCGTGCTACCGCGTACCGCATGGCGCTCAAGCTTCGTACCGGTGGCGTTTCCATCAATGGCGGCACTGGCGACTTCTTCGTCAAGGCGCCCTTCGGTGGCTTCAAGCATTCGGGCATCGGCCGGGAGTTGGGGAAGGACTGGCTCAATGAGTTCCTGCTGGAGAAGTCCATCACCTACCCGATCGGCTGAAGGTCGTCAGATCAACTGGAGAGACGTATGTCCGTTCTACTGCGTTCACGCGAAGGCTTCATCGAGATACTCACCCTGAACCGCCCGGCTCAGCGTAATGCGCTGAGCGCCGAGTTGATGGAGGAGCTCTCCACCGCCCTGGAGGAGGCCGAGCGCTGCGCCGAGGTGCGCGTGCTGATACTGACCGGGGCCGGCGCCAAGGCATTCTGCGCTGGCATGGACCTTAAGGACTTCGCGGCCGGACCGGACAACCGCGTGCCGCGCTCCACCGTACACTTCGAGGCATTCATCGAGGGGCGCTTCAGCAAACCGGTGATCGCCGCGGTGCAGGCCAGCGCGGTAGCTGGTGGCTTCGAGCTGATGCTCAGCTGCGACCTGGCGGTGGTATCTCAGGCGGCCCGCTTCGGGATTCCGGAGGTGAAGCACGGCTTGTTCCCGGGCGGCGGCGGGGTCCTGCTGCCGGCGCGGATTCCCCTAGCGGTGGCGCTCGAACTCGGTCTGACTGGCGACACCATCAGTGCCACGCGGCTCGAACAACTGGGGCTGGCGAACCGGGTGGTGGCGCCGGAGCAGGTCCTAGACACGGCCCTGGAGCTGGCTCGGCGCATTGCCGCCAATGCGCCGCTGGGGCTGGCGGCGACCAAGCGGCTGATGTGGGCGTGCGTGCAGGAGGGGGGCACAGCCGTGCGGCCAAAGGTGCAGGAGGCGATCCGCCAGGTGTTCGATAGCGCGGATGCGCGCGAGGGCGCCCTGGCCTTTGCCGAGAAGCGCGCGCCGCACTGGCAGGGCCGTTGAGGAGGAACGGATGAAAGCATTGGTCTGCAAACATCACGGTGAGCCCGAAAGCTTGAGCTTCGAGGACTGGCCGGCGCCCACGCCGCGGGACGGGGAGGTGTTGGTCGCCCTGCATGCAGCGGGGCTCAACTACCCGGATATCCTGCAAGTCGCCGGCACCTACCAGATTGGCTCGGCCATTCCGTGCGTGTTCGGTGCCGAGGGGGCCGGCGAAGTTATAGCATGTGGCGCCGGGGTGGAGCAGTTCCGGCCGGGCGACCGAGTGCTGGTCCTGGCCATGGGCTGCTGGGCCGAGCAGGTGTGCGTGCCGGCGGCGGCGCTGGTGAAGCTCGCCGAGGGCATCGACATGGTCAGCGCCGCGGCCTTCCCGGTGGCCTACAACACCGCCTGGCACGCGCTGCTGCAACGCGGAGACCTGCGAGCCGGAGAAACCCTGCTGGTGCATGGCGCCAGCGGTGGGGTCGGCCTGGCCGCTGTACAGATCGGCAAGTACCTGGGCGCGCGGGTGATCGCTACGGGCTCCTGCGACGACAAGCTGGAGCGGGTTCGCCGCCTGGGCGCCGACCAGGTGATCAACTGCCGCACCCGGG is a genomic window of Pseudomonas resinovorans NBRC 106553 containing:
- a CDS encoding enoyl-CoA hydratase-related protein, whose product is MSVLLRSREGFIEILTLNRPAQRNALSAELMEELSTALEEAERCAEVRVLILTGAGAKAFCAGMDLKDFAAGPDNRVPRSTVHFEAFIEGRFSKPVIAAVQASAVAGGFELMLSCDLAVVSQAARFGIPEVKHGLFPGGGGVLLPARIPLAVALELGLTGDTISATRLEQLGLANRVVAPEQVLDTALELARRIAANAPLGLAATKRLMWACVQEGGTAVRPKVQEAIRQVFDSADAREGALAFAEKRAPHWQGR
- a CDS encoding aldehyde dehydrogenase family protein, with protein sequence MSVPYTDIKSFLIDGEWVLPTQGYEPILNPATEEVIGEAPLAGRTEVEMVLAAARQAFDQGPWPGLPMAERIAAVKRLRAAILAREVRIKALLIAEVGAAQLLLNSAQFNGAIEAIDYAISLAEKLEPYGTPIELKPNPFDSAGGEILAAGMVVHEPYGVVVGITPYNYPFLLNVVKAVPALLTGNTVVIKPSQFTPFSGLLLGEMIVEAGLPHGVLSVINGGPEVGAMLTEDPRVDLVTFTGSDKVGQAILRQSAGTLKKVHLELGGKSALIVRQDADLLKAAATAAFSMSLHAGQGCALLTRYLVHNSIRPAFVETVKAVLGQFKLGNPADPSVVVGPLIRESARQKTEQFVQMGLDAGACLVAGGRRPAFLPRGFFHEPTLFDNVDNSSTLAQEEVFGPVGVVIGFDSDDEAIRLANDSKFGLSGAVMSADRATAYRMALKLRTGGVSINGGTGDFFVKAPFGGFKHSGIGRELGKDWLNEFLLEKSITYPIG
- a CDS encoding NADPH:quinone oxidoreductase family protein, which encodes MKALVCKHHGEPESLSFEDWPAPTPRDGEVLVALHAAGLNYPDILQVAGTYQIGSAIPCVFGAEGAGEVIACGAGVEQFRPGDRVLVLAMGCWAEQVCVPAAALVKLAEGIDMVSAAAFPVAYNTAWHALLQRGDLRAGETLLVHGASGGVGLAAVQIGKYLGARVIATGSCDDKLERVRRLGADQVINCRTRALREALHELTDGAGVDVVFDPVGGAQVDATLKSLAPFGRLLVIGFTSGQIAQLPSNLLLLREAVAIGVNIGQWTRRNPAASRQNLVDIQARIAAGQLVPFVARTFDLADGAAALRSILNREVVGKYVLLTELGKLHADRCLREKSFAHRGRGA